The window TATCGGCCAGCTTGGGGATGAATGGTCTTAAGTAATTAACTGTTCCTAGAATTTTCTGTAAATCTTTTTGGTTCTTTGGATTTTCTATACCTTTGATCCCTTCAACTCTTACCGGATCTGGAGTCGTACCTTCAGCTGAAAATATATGTCCCAAGTACCTTACTTTTTCCACTCTAAACTGCACcttctttttgttaaatttaattcctAACTCCCTGGCTCTCTGCAGTACTCTACTCAGGTTTTCATCATGTTCCTCACTGTTTTTCCCACCTATTATCAAGTcatctacaaaaacaaatgttcctGGCAATGCcccaaaatatttgttgtttattttttgaaatatctctgCTGCTACTTTTACTCCTAACGGCAACACATTAAAATTATAGCATCCACTGTATGGTGTACTAAATACTGTCAACTTCTTTGACTTCTCATCCAGTTTAAGCTGCCAAAATCCTTCTTTGAAGTCTAATACCGTAAATATTTGGTAATCTCTCATTGCATTTCTAAAGTCTTCAAATGTAGGTAGCATGCACCTTTCATCTTTTATAGCCGCATTCAACTCTTTTGGATCAAGGCAAATTCTTAAGGTCCCATCCCTCTTCTCTATTACTACCATCTGATGAGACCATTCACATGGCCCATTAACTCTTGAAATTACAccccttttttccattttaccTAATGTCTCCTTAACTTTTTCTCTTAAGCTTAGGGGTATACGTTTTGGTGGCCTGTTCACTGGTTGTGCATCTTTTTTAAGCTCTAATCGACATTCGTCTGGGAAAAATCCATATCCCTCAAATATATcttcattcaattttataaacttcTCTTTCATACTTTGACTTATACTGTCTATACGAGCCACTAGCCCTAATTCCATGCATGATTCCAAACCTAGCAATGCCTGACATCCCTTTTCCACCACTACGAACtgcatattatattttttgtttccgtCCTTAACCTCACACTCTACCGCTCCAACTACCTCAAGTCTAAAACCCCCGTAAGCTTCCAATTTCACAGCATAATTCTTGAGCCTATTCTGAGTTCTTATTTTGTCAAACAATTTCCTTGGCAAAATGTTTACCTGCGACCCTGTGTCTAGCTTAAAA is drawn from Eupeodes corollae unplaced genomic scaffold, idEupCoro1.1 scaffold_319, whole genome shotgun sequence and contains these coding sequences:
- the LOC129953621 gene encoding uncharacterized protein K02A2.6-like, which gives rise to MDFPKPEHLNLDGNLKENWKRFKSHFEIYSTATKTDGEDEKIQVARFLSCAGTEAIELFHTFELSSDEQKKIEKVKAKFEEYCNPRTNVVYERYRFYMRNQKEGEPFDHFLKEISTLVESCSFGDEKKSMLRDRIVIGIADHSIQAQLLKTSELTLEKAVDTCRVAEMTGVQSKIMQGEAVSGRTASAVDAIGKEGGSRNKAEYHPKSSKNSVPSNFRCKENAQQLEKWGEGRGQFSKIKCTFCSYTHLKGKCPAYGKKCAACGKVNHFASMCRKQKLVSDVAVLQEDDDYDSDELFIDAIKSYKSKNTCWTKSLTVENTEVIFKLDTGSQVNILPRKLFDKIRTQNRLKNYAVKLEAYGGFRLEVVGAVECEVKDGNKKYNMQFVVVEKGCQALLGLESCMELGLVARIDSISQSMKEKFIKLNEDIFEGYGFFPDECRLELKKDAQPVNRPPKRIPLSLREKVKETLGKMEKRGVISRVNGPCEWSHQMVVIEKRDGTLRICLDPKELNAAIKDERCMLPTFEDFRNAMRDYQIFTVLDFKEGFWQLKLDEKSKKLTVFSTPYSGCYNFNVLPLGVKVAAEIFQKINNKYFGALPGTFVFVDDLIIGGKNSEEHDENLSRVLQRARELGIKFNKKKVQFRVEKVRYLGHIFSAEGTTPDP